Proteins from a single region of Apium graveolens cultivar Ventura chromosome 7, ASM990537v1, whole genome shotgun sequence:
- the LOC141673432 gene encoding F-box protein CPR1-like — protein MALLQELIVEILCRVPVKPLLRFRCVSKDWCSTIDSNAFIRKHLKTALECNTGAGLIVNDQGGRCYVVDSESLDGEGDDFVAVPIKNPLMNLIHGAEFFGAAKGLGCVAKKEMNEILNVPSNVNFLLKWAVFARGALYWTASKNQGNGLETIFGFDLELEQFEEVPFPSVDKKFVNCNTRIMVPVGESLCIFDNYPNYSIDVWLMNKNGSENPWYKAFTVKQPSPLDFEFLRPLAFSKSQTVVLLQVGNTKLMWHDLEKKTFKNVRIRGIPMNFYAYHYTESLLELADDPLQKPLQDKPLQKPSQDNQQKKQKKKRYKMSSHLIHVVDMNETIS, from the exons ATGGCCCTTCTTCAAGAATTGATTGTTGAAATACTCTGTCGCGTACCCGTTAAGCCTCTTCTTCGTTTTCGATGTGTATCGAAAGATTGGTGTTCTACTATTGATAGCAATGCGTTTATTAGGAAACATCTTAAAACTGCACTTGAGTGCAATACTGGTGCTGGTCTCATTGTCAATGATCAAGGTGGAAGGTGTTATGTGGTGGATTCCGAGTCTTTGGATGGTGAGGGAGATGATTTTGTGGCTGTGCCAATAAAAAATCCGCTCATGAATCTTATCCATGGTGCTGAATTTTTCGGTGCTGCAAAAGGCTTAGGTTGTGTGGCAAAAAAAGAGATGAATGAGATTTTG AATGTTCCAAGTAATGTTAATTTCCTTTTGAAATGGGCCGTGTTTGCTAGGGGGGCTCTGTATTGGACGGCAAGTAAGAATCAAGGAAATGGCTTAGAAACCATTTTTGGTTTTGATCTCGAACTTGAACAGTTCGAGGAGGTCCCTTTTCCCAGTGTTGATAAAAAATTTGTCAACTGTAATACCAGAATTATGGTTCCTGTTGGAGAATCCCTTTGTATCTTTGATAACTATCCTAATTATAGTATCGATGTGTGGCTGATGAATAAAAATGGTTCAGAAAATCCGTGGTACAAAGCATTTACTGTGAAGCAACCTAGCCCACTCGACTTTGAGTTTCTTAGACCTCTCGCTTTTTCCAAGAGTCAGACAGTTGTACTTCTACAGGTGGGCAACACAAAACTTATGTGGCATGACCTTGAAAAGAAGACGTTCAAGAATGTTAGGATTCGTGGGATTCCGATGAACTTTTATGCTTATCATTATACTGAGAGTCTCTTAGAGCTTGCAGATGATCCACTCCAGAAGCCACTGCAAGACAAGCCACTCCAGAAGCCATCGCAAGACAATCAACagaagaaacagaagaagaaaagGTACAAAATGTCCAGTCATCTCATCCATGTGGTAGACATGAATGAAACTATTTCTTAA